In the genome of Raphanus sativus cultivar WK10039 chromosome 4, ASM80110v3, whole genome shotgun sequence, one region contains:
- the LOC108853359 gene encoding protein disulfide-isomerase 5-3-like, with amino-acid sequence MGPNSNSRKILRDLTKASLSDAGLSIVAVFIMMLLFGMELSSYLAVDTTATVVVDKSVDGDFLHIDFNIRSCRTVQQGSL; translated from the exons ATGGGACCAAACTCAAACTCAAG GAAAATACTGAGAGATTTGACAAAGGCATCTCTATCAGACGCTGGGTTATCTATTGTTGCTGTCTTCATTATGATGCTTTTGTTCGGAATG GAGCTGAGTAGTTATTTGGCAGTCGACACTACCGCAACTGTCGTCGTTGACAAGAGCGTTGATGGTGACTTCTTACACATTGATTTCAACATCAG GAGCTGTCGAACTGTGCAACAGGGAAGTTTATAA
- the LOC108834019 gene encoding uncharacterized protein LOC108834019: MERKEEEKMEVKKPTGNRPRLKWKPPPQGLIKCNTDGAWHKDHQYQGIGWVSRDHTGRLLWAGAKRLQGVGSPIETEALALRWAVQTMVRFGYKHVLFETDSLVLAKMITGKEETWPKLKPLIQEISHTLSANRGYKIEYSTRDSNKTADRIAKEALSFMNYVPKLYSIVPQWLKVVIEADMPSLGSNIDVGPNSYG; encoded by the coding sequence ATGGagagaaaagaggaagaaaagaTGGAGGTCAAAAAACCCACAGGCAACAGACCAAGGCTCAAATGGAAGCCCCCACCACAAGGATTGATAAAATGCAATACTGATGGTGCTTGGCACAAGGATCATCAATATCAGGGTATTGGTTGGGTGAGCAGAGACCATACAGGTCGCTTGCTGTGGGCAGGAGCTAAGCGGTTACAGGGTGTGGGATCTCCAATAGAAACCGAAGCACTGGCGCTAAGGTGGGCAGTACAAACGATGGTTCGATTTGGATATAAACATGTCTTGTTTGAAACAGATTCTTTGGTCCTTGCCAAGATGATAACAGGCAAGGAGGAGACATGGCCGAAACTGAAACCACTCATTCAGGAGATCTCCCACACTCTCTCGGCGAACCGTGGCTACAAGATCGAGTACTCTACTCGTGATAGTAACAAAACGGCAGATAGGATAGCGAAGGAAGCTCTTTCTTTTATGAATTATGTTCCCAAGTTGTATTCTATTGTGCCACAGTGGTTAAAAGTTGTAATAGAGGCTGATATGCCTTCTTTAGGATCAAACATTGATGTAGGTCCTAATTCTTATGGTTAA